The following are from one region of the Paraglaciecola sp. L1A13 genome:
- the phhA gene encoding phenylalanine 4-monooxygenase has protein sequence MATHSQYTSHTADENGFVHWSDAENKIWQRLITQQETLLKGRACDEYIRGLALLNLPNDRVPQLDEINTVLASTTGWQVVQVPALINFDSFFKLLANKQFPVATFIRNNEDFEYLQEPDVFHEIFGHCPLLTDPAFAHFTHTYGKLGYAASPKERQYLARLYWFTVEFGLVKTADGLRIYGGGILSSGKETRFALENDDAIRRDMNPLDAIRTPYRIDIIQPIYYVIDSMTSLFDLANSNIMQWVEEGQKLGLTPPKFEQKSNLAC, from the coding sequence ATGGCTACGCACTCGCAATATACGTCTCATACAGCAGACGAAAATGGTTTCGTTCATTGGAGCGATGCAGAAAATAAAATTTGGCAGCGTTTAATTACTCAACAAGAAACGTTGCTTAAGGGACGCGCGTGTGACGAATACATTCGTGGATTAGCATTGTTAAATTTACCAAATGATCGCGTGCCTCAGCTAGATGAAATTAATACCGTATTAGCTAGCACTACAGGTTGGCAGGTTGTACAAGTACCTGCTCTGATTAATTTCGATTCTTTTTTTAAATTGTTAGCTAATAAGCAGTTTCCAGTTGCCACTTTTATTAGAAATAATGAGGATTTTGAATACTTACAAGAGCCAGATGTTTTTCATGAAATATTTGGTCATTGTCCGTTATTAACGGATCCTGCATTTGCTCACTTTACCCACACATATGGAAAACTCGGCTACGCTGCATCTCCTAAAGAGCGGCAATATTTGGCGCGCTTGTACTGGTTTACCGTGGAATTTGGTTTAGTTAAAACGGCAGATGGTTTACGCATTTATGGCGGTGGCATCCTCTCATCGGGGAAAGAGACACGATTCGCTCTGGAAAATGACGATGCTATCCGCCGAGATATGAACCCATTAGATGCAATACGAACACCTTACCGAATTGATATTATTCAACCTATTTATTATGTGATTGACTCAATGACGTCGCTTTTTGATCTGGCAAACTCGAACATTATGCAATGGGTAGAAGAAGGCCAGAAACTCGGACTAACCCCGCCTAAATTCGAACAAAAATCTAATTTGGCATGTTAA
- the pspC gene encoding envelope stress response membrane protein PspC, translated as MKTRGELTRDPDKGKIAGVCAGVAEYFGIELWLVRILVVSAFFLTAGTFIVVSYVAAWFILEKKSTRHGPSHFRGASSKAGDATTSGKGWHNANDDEDEKVKVKSKVWQSGEPPKQAFADIKQRFEKNEVRLRQIETYVTSAQYQLNREINNL; from the coding sequence ATGAAAACGCGAGGCGAGTTAACACGAGATCCAGACAAAGGAAAGATTGCAGGAGTATGCGCGGGTGTCGCTGAGTATTTTGGTATCGAGTTATGGCTAGTACGCATTTTAGTGGTGTCAGCCTTTTTCTTAACGGCTGGTACATTTATTGTTGTCAGTTATGTAGCGGCTTGGTTTATTTTAGAAAAAAAATCAACACGCCACGGACCTTCGCATTTCAGGGGCGCAAGCAGTAAAGCAGGTGATGCCACCACTAGCGGTAAGGGCTGGCATAATGCAAATGACGACGAAGATGAGAAAGTTAAAGTGAAGTCAAAGGTGTGGCAATCTGGTGAGCCACCCAAGCAAGCATTTGCTGATATTAAGCAGCGCTTCGAGAAAAATGAAGTGCGTTTAAGACAGATTGAAACCTATGTTACATCTGCTCAGTACCAGTTAAATCGAGAGATTAATAACTTATAA
- a CDS encoding YcjF family protein codes for MSSHQDDLKAPVDKVMSEPSIKSKIILPAESDPSHAEHIRQATPLDLKIEWQALDREDYYSAETDLTGPDTHTLKRKRWIGKFIACLSVMVLVLSFVELGLFIRDMYLLKDWISGLWLGVGVSILVLLIGAIYSEWRGLRRLKKQSASRQTSKDLYATPAIGLAKQHCVDIADTLPPGYENAIALWQQSIDEHHTDKEVLSLFEQQVIAKVDQAALAKVMRNAGASSVMIAVSPFALLDMAIVLWRNIRMMQQVSEVYGVHLGYWGRVALIRQVFHSMLYAGAAEIISDAGNYALGASLTGKLSTRIAQGMGAGVLTARIGLNAIHSCRPLPWLSVKRPGLNQLSKKILTDLHKQLK; via the coding sequence ATGAGCAGTCATCAAGATGATTTGAAAGCCCCAGTCGATAAAGTAATGAGTGAGCCATCGATTAAATCGAAGATTATATTACCCGCCGAATCGGACCCTAGTCACGCTGAACATATTCGCCAAGCAACCCCTTTGGATCTGAAAATTGAATGGCAAGCGCTTGACCGAGAAGATTATTATTCAGCGGAAACAGACCTAACTGGTCCAGACACACATACTTTGAAACGCAAACGTTGGATAGGTAAATTTATCGCATGCTTGAGTGTCATGGTGTTAGTACTTAGTTTTGTCGAGTTGGGACTGTTTATCCGCGATATGTACCTGCTTAAAGATTGGATAAGCGGTTTATGGTTGGGGGTGGGGGTTTCTATATTAGTGCTACTGATCGGCGCAATTTATAGTGAGTGGCGAGGCTTACGAAGGCTTAAAAAGCAAAGTGCCTCCCGTCAAACGTCCAAGGACTTATATGCTACGCCCGCCATTGGTTTAGCCAAGCAACATTGTGTAGACATTGCCGATACATTACCGCCTGGATACGAAAACGCGATTGCATTATGGCAGCAAAGTATCGATGAGCATCACACTGATAAAGAGGTGTTGAGTCTATTTGAGCAACAAGTCATAGCCAAAGTTGACCAAGCGGCCTTAGCTAAAGTGATGCGTAATGCTGGTGCATCAAGCGTTATGATCGCGGTTAGTCCTTTTGCATTGCTGGATATGGCTATTGTGCTGTGGCGAAATATTCGCATGATGCAACAAGTCAGTGAAGTCTATGGGGTACATTTAGGTTATTGGGGTCGAGTTGCGTTGATACGTCAGGTTTTTCACAGCATGCTTTATGCGGGTGCGGCTGAAATTATCTCTGATGCTGGAAACTATGCACTTGGTGCCAGCTTGACCGGAAAACTCTCAACCCGAATAGCACAGGGCATGGGAGCTGGTGTGTTAACCGCACGGATTGGCTTAAACGCTATTCATAGTTGTCGCCCTTTACCTTGGTTATCAGTAAAACGGCCCGGGCTGAATCAATTAAGCAAAAAAATATTGACCGACCTACATAAGCAGTTGAAATAA
- the pspB gene encoding envelope stress response membrane protein PspB, whose protein sequence is MEDIIGIIIAPIIIFMVIVAPIWLILHYRSKKQISQGLSDEEYATLQGLADQADKMADRIHTLESILDAEAPQWRNKV, encoded by the coding sequence GTGGAAGATATCATTGGGATAATTATTGCGCCAATCATCATCTTTATGGTGATTGTCGCCCCGATTTGGTTAATTTTGCATTACCGCAGTAAAAAACAGATTAGCCAGGGATTGTCTGACGAGGAATACGCTACCTTGCAGGGTTTAGCGGATCAAGCAGACAAAATGGCTGATAGGATACATACGTTAGAGTCTATTTTAGATGCTGAGGCACCCCAGTGGAGAAATAAGGTATGA
- a CDS encoding YcjX family protein, translating to MKKYLTTNHFIDKVKRNVKVTGARLADRHLNLAVTGLSGSGKTAFITSIINQLLEANDSAELPFFSVVREERLYGVKREAQPNLSLRRFEYERAMQALNANPPVWPESTTGISQVRLHIRYRKNHGLSRYISEDAKLILDITDYPGEWLLDLPLLEMDYLQWSEHCEQEMLAKERHPIAAEFLALRESLNLSDVGDELALKNIASVYTDYLHKCRAAGFQLLQPGRFILPGELAGAPVLDFFPLSEDQIQQLANRHAKKGSNRDLLFKRYEHYQEQVVKPFYVQHFKRFDRQVVLVDCLSALNHGSAHFNDLQRALNWLLTSFEYGKSNVLSRLFSPKIDKLIFAASKADHVTPDQQSNLVKLLDSMLHNARKQMQFDGVSTESTAIAAIRASRAGKVVHQGENIQILQGSDQAGEPIRLFPGDVPSKCPDNQFWQNQGFDFPRFAPPNRAENQALPHIRMDRVLEFILGDKIQ from the coding sequence ATGAAAAAATACTTAACTACCAATCATTTTATCGACAAAGTAAAACGAAACGTAAAGGTGACCGGTGCTCGGCTTGCTGATAGGCATCTTAATCTCGCCGTAACAGGTTTGAGTGGGAGTGGAAAAACAGCATTTATTACTTCTATTATCAATCAACTCCTTGAGGCCAACGATAGCGCTGAGTTACCGTTTTTCTCAGTTGTGCGTGAAGAGCGCCTATACGGAGTAAAGCGCGAAGCACAGCCTAATTTAAGCTTGCGCCGGTTCGAGTACGAACGCGCAATGCAGGCACTTAATGCCAATCCACCGGTTTGGCCTGAATCTACTACCGGCATTAGCCAAGTAAGATTACATATTCGTTATCGTAAAAATCATGGTTTATCACGTTACATTAGCGAAGATGCAAAATTGATTTTGGATATCACCGATTACCCCGGAGAATGGCTGCTGGATTTACCGTTATTAGAAATGGATTATTTGCAATGGTCTGAGCATTGCGAGCAAGAAATGCTCGCTAAAGAACGACACCCAATTGCCGCTGAATTTCTTGCGTTGCGAGAAAGCCTAAATTTAAGTGATGTGGGGGATGAGTTGGCGCTTAAGAATATTGCCAGCGTATACACCGATTATTTACATAAATGTAGAGCCGCTGGTTTTCAATTACTGCAACCTGGGCGTTTTATTTTGCCTGGTGAACTAGCTGGAGCGCCAGTATTAGACTTTTTTCCGCTGTCTGAAGATCAAATTCAACAATTAGCGAACAGGCATGCTAAAAAGGGTAGTAATAGAGACCTGCTTTTTAAGCGTTACGAGCATTATCAGGAGCAGGTAGTAAAGCCGTTCTATGTTCAACACTTTAAACGATTTGATCGTCAAGTAGTGTTGGTTGACTGCTTATCTGCTTTGAATCATGGTAGCGCCCATTTTAACGATCTACAACGTGCGCTTAATTGGTTACTGACCAGTTTTGAATACGGTAAATCGAATGTGTTATCTCGTTTGTTTTCCCCTAAAATTGATAAGTTAATTTTTGCCGCCAGTAAAGCTGATCACGTTACCCCTGATCAGCAGAGCAACTTAGTTAAATTACTTGATTCCATGTTACATAACGCCCGAAAACAAATGCAATTTGATGGTGTCTCGACAGAATCAACGGCAATTGCTGCCATACGTGCATCTCGGGCGGGAAAGGTCGTTCATCAAGGCGAAAATATTCAAATTTTACAGGGAAGCGACCAGGCTGGGGAGCCTATCCGGTTATTTCCTGGGGATGTGCCATCTAAATGTCCAGACAATCAATTCTGGCAAAACCAGGGATTTGATTTTCCTAGATTCGCACCGCCAAACCGTGCCGAAAATCAGGCGCTACCTCACATTCGGATGGATAGAGTTTTGGAATTTATTTTAGGGGACAAAATTCAATGA